In Trifolium pratense cultivar HEN17-A07 linkage group LG7, ARS_RC_1.1, whole genome shotgun sequence, a genomic segment contains:
- the LOC123893787 gene encoding aspartic proteinase CDR1-like — protein sequence MSKHSFLTLLFFSLYFIISFSHALNNSFSVELIHRDSPKSPLYQPTQNKYQHLVNSARRSINRANHFYKNSLTNTPQSDVIHESGEYLMTYSVGTPPFNIYGIIDTGSDIVWLQCEPCEQCYNQTTPIFNPSKSSSYKNIPCSSDLCQSVRSSSCKDQNICEYTIKYGDHSHSQGDLSIETLTLDSTTGHSVAFPKTTIGCGHSNTGTFHGAASGIVGLGLGPASLTTQLKSSIGGKFSYCLLPYSDESNRTSKLNFGEAAVVSGNGVSSTPLVKKDPPIFYYLTLEAFSVENDRVLFSEGSGDEGNIIIDSGTTLTLLPDYVYTNLESAVVEKVKLDRVDDPNQIFSLCYSITSDDYDFPLITAHFKGADVQLHSTSTFVKVADGIVCFAFQSSEIGPIFGNLAQQNLLVGYDIQQNIVSFKATDCTKL from the coding sequence ATGAGTAAACATTCCTTTCTTacccttcttttcttttccctttatttcattatttctttttctcatgCACTAAACAATAGTTTTAGTGTTGAGCTTATCCACCGTGACTCTCCAAAATCACCTCTATACCAACCAACACAAAACAAATACCAACATCTTGTCAATTCTGCACGTCGTTCCATCAATCGTGCCAATCATTTCTATAAAAATTCCCTCACTAATACACCTCAATCAGATGTAATCCATGAAAGCGGTGAGTATTTGATGACTTATTCAGTTGGTACTCCACCGTTCAATATATATGGTATTATTGATACAGGTAGTGACATTGTTTGGCTTCAATGCGAGCCTTGTGAACAATGTTACAATCAAACCACTCCTATATTTAATCCTTCAAAATCGTCAAGTTACAAAAATATTCCTTGCTCTTCTGACTTATGCCAATCTGTGAGAAGCAGCTCTTGTAAAGACCAAAATATTTGTGAATATACTATTAAATATGGTGATCATTCTCATTCACAAGGAGATCTTAGTATTGAGACTCTTACATTGGATTCCACCACTGGTCATTCTGTTGCATTTCCCAAAACTACTATAGGATGTGGACACAGTAATACAGGGACGTTTCACGGAGCAGCCTCTGGTATAGTTGGTCTAGGACTTGGACCAGCGTCTCTTACAACACAACTGAAGTCTTCAATTGGTGGTAAATTCTCTTATTGTTTGCTGCCATATTCAGATGAGTCAAACAGGACGAGCAAACTCAATTTTGGAGAAGCCGCTGTTGTTTCTGGTAATGGTGTTTCGTCGACTCCTTTAGTAAAAAAGGACCCtccaattttttactatttgacATTGGAAGCATTTAGTGTGGAAAACGATAGAGTATTATTTTCAGAGGGTAGTGGTGATGAGGGTAACATCATAATTGATTCAGGTACAACATTGACGCTTTTACCCGATTATGTTTATACAAATTTGGAATCAGCTGTGGTAGAAAAAGTGAAACTAGACCGTGTTGATGATCCTAATCAAATATTCAGCCTTTGTTATAGCATCACATCAGATGATTATGATTTTCCTCTAATCACAGCACATTTTAAAGGCGCAGATGTGCAGTTGCATTCTACTAGTACCTTTGTTAAAGTAGCTGATGGCATTGTTTGCTTTGCTTTTCAGTCATCTGAAATTGGTCCAATCTTTGGGAACTTAGCTCAACAGAATTTGTTGGTTGGTTATGATATTCAACAAAATATCGTGTCGTTTAAGGCTACAGATTGTACCAAGCTGTAA